From Polaribacter butkevichii, a single genomic window includes:
- a CDS encoding M43 family zinc metalloprotease translates to MTTLKTLFIVMLFSINFTFSQVEPISADDGRTIKIPVVFHVIQEKGKSQDVHEKITDEVLKKEIQDLNINFSAQNNMSALDVRFENLIGNPNFEFYLFNPEHEGYIWRYDLSSNVSSRPIFGRSWKILHIVIGDMLSSSNVLLDNNSINKPNHININYKLVGNGSNTVTHELGHYFGLWHVWGKSNCKKIKFHKRTDFIADTPKQNNCTDVKRTKPCPPKKISKNPNYNNFMDYSSCRCFFTKDQVQTMRNRIIKYKKFFQESK, encoded by the coding sequence ATGACTACTTTAAAAACTTTATTTATAGTAATGCTCTTTTCTATTAATTTTACATTTTCTCAAGTTGAGCCAATTTCTGCAGATGATGGAAGAACAATAAAAATCCCTGTAGTTTTTCATGTAATACAAGAGAAAGGAAAAAGTCAAGATGTTCATGAAAAAATTACCGATGAAGTTTTAAAAAAGGAAATACAAGATTTAAATATAAACTTTAGTGCGCAAAATAATATGTCTGCATTAGACGTAAGATTCGAAAATTTAATAGGGAATCCTAATTTTGAGTTTTACTTATTTAATCCAGAACACGAAGGCTATATTTGGAGATATGACCTTTCTTCTAACGTTTCGTCCAGACCTATTTTCGGTAGAAGTTGGAAAATATTACATATTGTAATTGGTGACATGTTGAGTTCTTCAAATGTTTTGTTAGATAATAATAGTATAAATAAGCCAAACCACATTAATATAAACTATAAATTAGTTGGAAATGGTAGTAATACAGTAACCCATGAACTTGGTCATTATTTCGGACTTTGGCATGTGTGGGGAAAATCTAATTGTAAAAAGATAAAGTTTCATAAAAGAACAGATTTTATAGCAGATACACCTAAACAAAATAATTGTACTGATGTAAAAAGAACAAAACCTTGTCCGCCGAAGAAAATTTCTAAAAATCCAAATTATAATAATTTTATGGACTATAGTTCTTGTAGGTGTTTTTTTACAAAAGACCAAGTTCAAACTATGAGAAATAGAATAATTAAATATAAAAAGTTCTTTCAAGAATCAAAATAA
- a CDS encoding SOS response-associated peptidase has product MCYHFKQTKTIKDLEKKFKATIDSSETLKPSADINGFKYPKTPIITNLDSSKIQLFNWGLVPDWANEDWKRNYTLNARVETLSEKPAFKNYTENRCIILVDGFYEWQHKGKEKIKFDIGFDNQLFAFAGLYSNNTYTIVTTEAKGIMREIHNTKLRMPFSLKTDDDFKNWLNMEEVNPQYDFTTNQLGFSQPTLF; this is encoded by the coding sequence ATGTGCTACCATTTTAAACAAACCAAAACTATTAAAGATCTTGAAAAAAAATTCAAAGCTACAATTGATTCAAGCGAAACTTTAAAGCCATCAGCAGATATAAATGGGTTCAAGTACCCCAAAACTCCCATAATTACAAATTTAGATTCCTCTAAAATTCAACTATTTAATTGGGGTTTAGTGCCAGATTGGGCAAATGAAGATTGGAAAAGAAATTACACTTTAAATGCACGTGTAGAAACCTTATCAGAAAAACCTGCGTTTAAAAATTATACAGAAAATAGATGTATCATTTTGGTTGATGGGTTTTATGAATGGCAGCATAAAGGAAAAGAAAAAATAAAATTTGATATTGGTTTTGATAATCAATTATTTGCTTTTGCAGGTTTATATTCAAATAACACATACACCATAGTAACTACCGAAGCAAAAGGTATAATGAGAGAAATTCACAACACAAAATTAAGAATGCCTTTTAGTTTAAAAACGGACGATGATTTTAAAAATTGGTTGAATATGGAAGAAGTTAATCCTCAATATGATTTTACTACAAATCAACTAGGTTTTTCGCAACCAACTTTGTTTTAA